The sequence CTTGTTCAGCCACAGGAACATTCCCTTGCCGTTCCAGCCCATACGGGCCACGCGCTTGCCCTGCTTCAGAGCTTCGACTGCGTCGCCGAAAGTCCCCCTCGACGCAGTGGCGCTCAGCTCACCCGGCTCCGGATCGCCCCCGGAAGCACTCGCGGAAACAGCATCGGTGCGCGGCCCGCTGTCTGTGTGGACCAACACGGGCGCGACGTCGGGCCAGTAGAAGGAGCCTGGTGTCGGCTCTTTGGTGGCAGTCACGGAGGTGAGCCAAAGGGTGTCGGTCCCATCGAGCAGCAACTTGCCGTTCACCGCGCTTTCCGGCGAGTCGCCCCACGCGCGGACAACGATCATGGGGAAGACATCGCCTTCCTTGACGGTATTGCCGGAGAGAACCCCGCCAGACTGTTCACGCTCATGGTTGATGGCGGAAACCTGGGCAGCGGCGAGGACGAAGAGGACGATGCGTCCGATAGATGGTGTTTTCATAGCCCGGGCACCGTGACGGACCTTCCGTCACGGCGTAACGGGCGCACTATTTGAGCGTCGCTGATCTCTCCGCTAGGACCTTCGCCCGCAGACGCGCCCTCTCGGACTTTTGCGCTTGGCTCACCACGTCCTTGATGCGCTCCGCGTGCTCCTCGGTGAGTGGTCTGGTCTCCCAGTCGTCGCCGAGCATCCGCCGGGCGAGCTGGCCGGCGTTCCGATTCGCTTCCGCCTGATCCTCCGCGGAAAGGCCCACGGATTCGCTCTTGTCGTTGCCGGGAAAGCGCACGGTGATCGCATTCGAGATCGGCTCGATGGCGACGCGCTCTTTCGAGTCCGCCGTTGCGAGGTTGTAGCGGAAGATCCACCGGTCGATCGGGTCGGCCTCGGTTCCGAAGGTCGCATTCGTGGGGTCGAGAATGCGGAAGATGAGATCCGTAGCAGCCGTGCCACCAAACTGCTCGCCACGGGCAGACGGCACTTCCCGTCCCCACACGTCGGTCTTTGCCGGAGCCTTGCCCGGTGCCAGCGAGTAGCCAACCCGCTTTGCGACCGAGTAGAGAAAGCCGTCGTCCGCACGAGGGTTCTGATCACGCACGACCGTGTCCGACTCCCGGAGGGGCTGGCGGATCAGATTCGGGACGAAGCCGGTCACGATGTTCGAGGTCATCCGCTCGCCGAAGCGGTCGGGGTCTTCGATGGCGTTCAGCAGAGAGGAGAGGCCCTGCAGGAAGGTCTTCTCGCTCACCTGGTCCTTGAAGCGCGCCACCGTTTCGGAGGCGACGGCGGGTTTGAGCCCGCCCTGTCGATTGATTGTCACCAGCAGGTCTGCGCTCGACGCCAACATAGTAGCGAAGGGCTCGACGCGGGAGTAGCTGAACTGCACGCCGGTGCCCGGAATGCGGATCGTCATCGGCGGCATCACCGCGTAGGCGTTGTCCCGCTCACCGCGCCGCGTGGTCTTGTATGGCACCGTGCCAGTGATGATCGGAAGCTCGTCCTCCTCACCCCCGCCGACGAGTCCCTGCATGGCGAACAGGGCCGCCCAGCCGAGCGTCTGGTTCGTCAGGTCTTGGATCAGGCGCAGGCGGTCGTAGATCTGCTCTGCGTCGGCTCGTAACTGCTCCGGGCTGTGCTTCGGACTCTTCAGCAGGCCGCGGTCCTTCGCTGCCGCCATCACCCGGCGGCGGAGCGACCGGATGCCGTCCACCACGATGAGGAAGCTGCCGAGCGGCGACATCTGGATAGCCTGCTTGAAGATGTTCAGCGGCGTATCGATGAAGGGCAGCACCAGCGTTAGCGGTCGGCCAATGTAGGGAGCCGAACGGCCTTGCTTGAGAAGCTGGGCCACCTGGTCGAGCCGGTTGATCAGCCGCGGGCCCTCGCCGTCCAGTTCCTCTTGGAAAGTCACGCGCTTAGCGCCGTCGATCGCTCGCAGCCACGCCTTGCTGCCGGGCTCCATCAGGTCCGCCATCCGGTCCTCATACGCCTTGCCGGTGAGCTTCTCCTCAATACGGGCGATCCGGTGTGACTGGCCAGCCACCTCGAACTGCGCATAGAGGCTCTTGAAGAACTCGTCCGCCGCCGTCATCGCGCGGAAGGAAAGCGCCCGCATGATTTTCCCGATCTTTCCGCCAAGGGCAGGCGGAATGTATTCGGCACCCAGACCGGTGAAGTCGAGCTGCAGGGCTTCCGCGCGGGCGTAGGCATCAAAGGTGCGGCTTTCCAGTTTCCACGAGCGGACAGCGTTGCGGGCCGCAAGCTGGGTCGCCTTGTGAAGCTGGCGGGCCATGGGGACGAACTCCTTGAAGGTCGCTGCGCGGTCACTTCCTTGCCCGACGAGACCGAGCAGATTGTTGATCAGCGCCTCCGTGCCCCGGCGGGGCAGCAGGTCATAGGCGACGTGTAGGAAGTTCGAGCCGACGTTTACGATGTGGGTCTGTGGGCCTGTGAGGATCGAGGAGCGCCAGTACTCCATGAGGGCATCGAGCTTCGAGCCGCGGGCGATGGCGAAGGCGTTCATCACCTCCTTCATCGCGACCGGGTCATTCAGGTCGAATGTGCCGCCGGGTATCTCCGGGCCGTGGTTCCACGGCTCCAGCTCCCTTTCGATGGGGTTCGGATTCGCCGGATCGTATGCGCCGTCGACTTTGAGCTCCGGATCCAGTCCGAGTTCTCCCTGGCCAATGGTCGTCTTCCGCTCGCTCGGGCCGGTCGTCTCGTTGATCGGCTCCGCGAAGAGTTCGCTCTGCTTGCGGAACTTCTCGCGGGTGGCTGGAAGCGCCGCCCACTCGTCGATTCTCATCCGCTCCGCCTTGGGCAGCAGGTTCATCTCCGCCTGCCACTCGCGATGGGTCTCGGGAAACTCCTTGGCGGCCCACTCCGTGAAGGAAAAGCGATCCCGCGGCCGCAGCGCCTTCATTTCGGTTTCGTAGAGCGTGCGCCACGTGGCCGGCGGACGGCCCGCCCATTCATCAAGCGTGATGTCGGGTTTGCCCACCGGCTTGCCTAGCACCTGCTCGCGCTTCTTCTCCCGGTTCTTCCGCTCGCTCTCGCGCCTCGTTGCAACTGCCTTCTCCTTCTGGCGCTTCTGCTGGTCCGCAGCATCCGCTGCGATGTCGTCAGGGTGGGGGACGCCAAGGTCATCGAGGATCGATCGCATGGCGTTGGACATTCCCGAGGCAGCGAGAGCGCTCTCGAGGTACCGCTTGGCGCTGGCGGCCATCGCGTCGTTGATGCCCGCGTAGAAGTCGCGGTAGATCTTCTTGGCGTCCTTCACGTCCATGCCGGTCTGGAAGG comes from Luteolibacter flavescens and encodes:
- a CDS encoding DUF2829 domain-containing protein, which produces MKTPSIGRIVLFVLAAAQVSAINHEREQSGGVLSGNTVKEGDVFPMIVVRAWGDSPESAVNGKLLLDGTDTLWLTSVTATKEPTPGSFYWPDVAPVLVHTDSGPRTDAVSASASGGDPEPGELSATASRGTFGDAVEALKQGKRVARMGWNGKGMFLWLNKGITDSLPSRETHIDGVSDHLFDLGDDGVVTRLPNVNMRAATGSTVTGWLASQTDILAEDWEILPDDPAADDVA